One Bombus fervidus isolate BK054 chromosome 7, iyBomFerv1, whole genome shotgun sequence genomic region harbors:
- the Ort gene encoding glycine receptor ora transientless isoform X1: MSMDETHGGSMVSAILSSIVLLLLLGRTADAQRSLEFFDLLPEDPKLYDKMRPPKKDGQATIVYFHVTVMGLDSIDENSMTYAADIFFAQTWKDNRLRLPENMTSEYRLLEVDWLKNMWRPDSFFKNAKSVTFQTMTIPNHYLWLYKDKTILYMVKLTLKLSCAMNFLIYPHDTQECKLQMESLSHTTDEMIFQWDPDVPLVVDENIELPQLQLVKNYTADCTQVYSTGNFTCLEVVFVLKRRLGYYLFHTYVPTCLIVIMSWVSFWIKPEAAPARVTLGVTSLLTLSTQHAKSQASLPPVSYLKAVDAFMSVCTVFVFMALMEYCLVNIVLGDSDTPPKPAPPPQPPSSSGTDAAKLDKIFDIATKENTILLSGRSQKSTTGPPPGPTPAQRARMRALNIDRVSRVFFPFLFAVLNVTYWIMFAEYI; the protein is encoded by the exons GAGGAGTTTGGAGTTCTTCGATCTGCTGCCGGAAGATCCTAAACTGTACGATAAAATGCGACCGCCAAAGAAAGATGGACAGGCGACTATCGTTTATTTCCATGTTACTGTTATGGGTCTTGATTCCATAGATGAAAATTCAATG ACCTACGCAGCTGATATATTCTTCGCTCAAACTTGGAAAGATAACAGATTACGGTTGCCAGAAAATATGACATCTGAATACAG ATTGCTGGAAGTCGATTGGTTGAAGAATATGTGGCGGCCGGATTCGTTCTTCAAGAATGCCAAATCGGTGACTTTTCAAACGATGACTATACCGAATCATTACTTATGGTTGTATAAAGACAAGACTATTTTATACATGGTCAA ATTAACGCTGAAGTTATCCTGTGCCATGAACTTCCTGATCTATCCTCACGACACGCAAGAGTGTAAATTACAAATGGAAAGCT TATCGCACACGACGGATGAAATGATCTTCCAATGGGATCCTGACGTGCCACTCGTCGTCGATGAAAACATTGAGCTGCCACAGCTGCAACTGGTTAAGAATTACACGGCCGATTGCACGCAAGTCTACTCTACTG GTAACTTCACTTGCCTCGAGGTAGTGTTCGTCTTGAAACGTAGACTTGGTTATTACTTGTTTCATACTTACGTTCCTACCTGTCTAATCGTTATCATGTCG TGGGTTTCCTTTTGGATAAAACCGGAAGCGGCGCCAGCCAGGGTAACGCTAGGTGTAACTTCCTTGCTGACCCTTTCAACGCAACACGCGAAGAGTCAAGCTTCCTTGCCTCCTGTTTCGTATCTAAAGGCCGTAGATGCGTTTATGTCGGTTTGCACTGTCTTCGTGTTCATGGCGTTGATGGAGTATTGCTTGGTCAACATCGTTCTCGGCGACTCGGATACGCCTCCGAAACCGGCACCTCCGCCTCAGCCGCCATCTTCCAGCGGCACCGATGCCGCAAAGCTCGATAAAATTTTCGACATCGCTACTAAG GAGAACACAATATTGTTATCCGGCCGATCGCAGAAATCGACAACCGGTCCACCGCCAGGCCCTACACCTGCCCAAAGGGCGCGAATGCGTGCCCTCAACATCGATCGAGTCTCTCGTgtcttcttccctttcttaTTCGCCGTATTAAATGTAACTTACTGGATAATGTTCGCCGAGTATATTTAA
- the Ort gene encoding glycine receptor ora transientless isoform X2: MSMDETHGGSMVSAILSSIVLLLLLGRTADAQRSLEFFDLLPEDPKLYDKMRPPKKDGQATIVYFHVTVMGLDSIDENSMTYAADIFFAQTWKDNRLRLPENMTSEYRLLEVDWLKNMWRPDSFFKNAKSVTFQTMTIPNHYLWLYKDKTILYMVKLTLKLSCAMNFLIYPHDTQECKLQMESLSHTTDEMIFQWDPDVPLVVDENIELPQLQLVKNYTADCTQVYSTGNFTCLEVVFVLKRRLGYYLFHTYVPTCLIVIMSWVSFWIKPEAAPARVTLGVTSLLTLSTQHAKSQASLPPVSYLKAVDAFMSVCTVFVFMALMEYCLVNIVLGDSDTPPKPAPPPQPPSSSGTDAAKLDKIFDIATKKSTTGPPPGPTPAQRARMRALNIDRVSRVFFPFLFAVLNVTYWIMFAEYI; this comes from the exons GAGGAGTTTGGAGTTCTTCGATCTGCTGCCGGAAGATCCTAAACTGTACGATAAAATGCGACCGCCAAAGAAAGATGGACAGGCGACTATCGTTTATTTCCATGTTACTGTTATGGGTCTTGATTCCATAGATGAAAATTCAATG ACCTACGCAGCTGATATATTCTTCGCTCAAACTTGGAAAGATAACAGATTACGGTTGCCAGAAAATATGACATCTGAATACAG ATTGCTGGAAGTCGATTGGTTGAAGAATATGTGGCGGCCGGATTCGTTCTTCAAGAATGCCAAATCGGTGACTTTTCAAACGATGACTATACCGAATCATTACTTATGGTTGTATAAAGACAAGACTATTTTATACATGGTCAA ATTAACGCTGAAGTTATCCTGTGCCATGAACTTCCTGATCTATCCTCACGACACGCAAGAGTGTAAATTACAAATGGAAAGCT TATCGCACACGACGGATGAAATGATCTTCCAATGGGATCCTGACGTGCCACTCGTCGTCGATGAAAACATTGAGCTGCCACAGCTGCAACTGGTTAAGAATTACACGGCCGATTGCACGCAAGTCTACTCTACTG GTAACTTCACTTGCCTCGAGGTAGTGTTCGTCTTGAAACGTAGACTTGGTTATTACTTGTTTCATACTTACGTTCCTACCTGTCTAATCGTTATCATGTCG TGGGTTTCCTTTTGGATAAAACCGGAAGCGGCGCCAGCCAGGGTAACGCTAGGTGTAACTTCCTTGCTGACCCTTTCAACGCAACACGCGAAGAGTCAAGCTTCCTTGCCTCCTGTTTCGTATCTAAAGGCCGTAGATGCGTTTATGTCGGTTTGCACTGTCTTCGTGTTCATGGCGTTGATGGAGTATTGCTTGGTCAACATCGTTCTCGGCGACTCGGATACGCCTCCGAAACCGGCACCTCCGCCTCAGCCGCCATCTTCCAGCGGCACCGATGCCGCAAAGCTCGATAAAATTTTCGACATCGCTACTAAG AAATCGACAACCGGTCCACCGCCAGGCCCTACACCTGCCCAAAGGGCGCGAATGCGTGCCCTCAACATCGATCGAGTCTCTCGTgtcttcttccctttcttaTTCGCCGTATTAAATGTAACTTACTGGATAATGTTCGCCGAGTATATTTAA
- the Ort gene encoding glycine receptor ora transientless isoform X3, translating into MRPPKKDGQATIVYFHVTVMGLDSIDENSMTYAADIFFAQTWKDNRLRLPENMTSEYRLLEVDWLKNMWRPDSFFKNAKSVTFQTMTIPNHYLWLYKDKTILYMVKLTLKLSCAMNFLIYPHDTQECKLQMESLSHTTDEMIFQWDPDVPLVVDENIELPQLQLVKNYTADCTQVYSTGNFTCLEVVFVLKRRLGYYLFHTYVPTCLIVIMSWVSFWIKPEAAPARVTLGVTSLLTLSTQHAKSQASLPPVSYLKAVDAFMSVCTVFVFMALMEYCLVNIVLGDSDTPPKPAPPPQPPSSSGTDAAKLDKIFDIATKENTILLSGRSQKSTTGPPPGPTPAQRARMRALNIDRVSRVFFPFLFAVLNVTYWIMFAEYI; encoded by the exons ATGCGACCGCCAAAGAAAGATGGACAGGCGACTATCGTTTATTTCCATGTTACTGTTATGGGTCTTGATTCCATAGATGAAAATTCAATG ACCTACGCAGCTGATATATTCTTCGCTCAAACTTGGAAAGATAACAGATTACGGTTGCCAGAAAATATGACATCTGAATACAG ATTGCTGGAAGTCGATTGGTTGAAGAATATGTGGCGGCCGGATTCGTTCTTCAAGAATGCCAAATCGGTGACTTTTCAAACGATGACTATACCGAATCATTACTTATGGTTGTATAAAGACAAGACTATTTTATACATGGTCAA ATTAACGCTGAAGTTATCCTGTGCCATGAACTTCCTGATCTATCCTCACGACACGCAAGAGTGTAAATTACAAATGGAAAGCT TATCGCACACGACGGATGAAATGATCTTCCAATGGGATCCTGACGTGCCACTCGTCGTCGATGAAAACATTGAGCTGCCACAGCTGCAACTGGTTAAGAATTACACGGCCGATTGCACGCAAGTCTACTCTACTG GTAACTTCACTTGCCTCGAGGTAGTGTTCGTCTTGAAACGTAGACTTGGTTATTACTTGTTTCATACTTACGTTCCTACCTGTCTAATCGTTATCATGTCG TGGGTTTCCTTTTGGATAAAACCGGAAGCGGCGCCAGCCAGGGTAACGCTAGGTGTAACTTCCTTGCTGACCCTTTCAACGCAACACGCGAAGAGTCAAGCTTCCTTGCCTCCTGTTTCGTATCTAAAGGCCGTAGATGCGTTTATGTCGGTTTGCACTGTCTTCGTGTTCATGGCGTTGATGGAGTATTGCTTGGTCAACATCGTTCTCGGCGACTCGGATACGCCTCCGAAACCGGCACCTCCGCCTCAGCCGCCATCTTCCAGCGGCACCGATGCCGCAAAGCTCGATAAAATTTTCGACATCGCTACTAAG GAGAACACAATATTGTTATCCGGCCGATCGCAGAAATCGACAACCGGTCCACCGCCAGGCCCTACACCTGCCCAAAGGGCGCGAATGCGTGCCCTCAACATCGATCGAGTCTCTCGTgtcttcttccctttcttaTTCGCCGTATTAAATGTAACTTACTGGATAATGTTCGCCGAGTATATTTAA